One Sporomusaceae bacterium FL31 DNA window includes the following coding sequences:
- a CDS encoding diguanylate cyclase — protein sequence MTSLMQFMCAIRQSRVRLLLGGLALALIAAIWVTTFSRIRSEYQLELNATMRANANLTQAFEEHVRRNLQITDDILLFLKNSYETHGQITPSMLHIIDVRKSVPILHVSVVNSSGKIVATSRPDMLELDVSDRGYFKIHRESVTTKSYFSEPVFGKVSQQWLFHVSRRLNNADGTFSGVVTIGINPTYFSNFYRQMNLGNDYAITLIGTDGIIRMRQSADRLDIGGNASDAPLFRHVTQASNGSYVDISVVDHTRRIYSYSAMPDYPLILSVSVLESEALTAFSARRTQYYWEMAIISLIILGIFILLISIVMEKEQVEEELRVINEQLESKVKERTEELEALNRELQQLSVSDGLTGIANRRYFDDYLKAEWAKALRVRHSLAIIMADIDFFKDYNDTYGHQLGDECVVTVASVLQAGINRPADLVARYGGEEFVIILPDTDQAGGLVIAEKLRAEVERLAIEHKSSSYQIVTVSLGVAAMVPEHGGLSSQLIELADQALYEAKKQGRNRVMASQA from the coding sequence ATGACAAGTCTAATGCAGTTCATGTGTGCGATCAGGCAATCCAGGGTACGCCTCTTACTAGGAGGCTTGGCGCTGGCACTGATTGCTGCCATTTGGGTCACTACATTCTCGCGCATTCGTTCTGAGTATCAGCTTGAACTGAATGCGACCATGCGGGCTAACGCGAATTTAACCCAAGCATTTGAAGAGCATGTCCGACGTAATTTACAAATCACTGATGATATCCTGCTCTTTTTGAAAAATAGTTATGAAACGCATGGACAGATTACACCAAGTATGCTGCATATTATTGATGTTCGCAAATCAGTGCCGATATTGCATGTATCAGTGGTAAATTCCAGCGGTAAAATCGTTGCCACCTCTAGGCCGGACATGCTGGAACTCGATGTTTCTGACAGGGGTTATTTTAAGATTCATCGGGAGAGCGTTACCACAAAATCCTATTTTTCTGAACCGGTGTTCGGAAAAGTCAGTCAGCAGTGGTTGTTTCATGTCAGTCGCCGTCTGAATAACGCGGATGGAACCTTTAGCGGCGTTGTGACAATTGGGATTAACCCAACTTACTTCTCTAATTTTTACCGGCAAATGAATTTAGGAAATGATTATGCAATTACGCTGATCGGCACTGATGGGATTATTCGGATGCGGCAGTCTGCTGACAGATTGGATATTGGGGGTAATGCCAGCGATGCGCCTCTGTTTCGCCATGTCACTCAAGCAAGTAATGGCTCCTATGTAGACATTTCCGTAGTGGATCATACACGGCGCATTTATAGTTACAGCGCTATGCCGGACTACCCGCTCATCTTGTCGGTGTCGGTCTTGGAGAGTGAGGCTTTAACTGCCTTTAGTGCCAGGCGTACTCAATATTATTGGGAAATGGCGATCATCAGTCTCATTATCCTGGGGATTTTTATCTTACTGATATCGATTGTTATGGAGAAAGAACAAGTTGAAGAAGAACTGCGGGTTATTAATGAACAGTTGGAAAGCAAGGTCAAAGAAAGAACGGAAGAGTTGGAAGCACTGAACCGGGAACTACAGCAATTATCGGTTTCGGATGGACTTACTGGAATTGCCAATCGGCGTTATTTTGATGACTATTTAAAAGCCGAATGGGCTAAAGCGTTAAGAGTTCGTCACTCTCTTGCCATTATTATGGCCGATATTGATTTCTTTAAAGATTATAATGATACCTATGGGCATCAGCTTGGTGATGAGTGTGTGGTTACGGTGGCCTCTGTTTTGCAGGCCGGTATTAACCGGCCTGCTGATTTAGTCGCTCGTTATGGCGGCGAGGAGTTTGTTATTATTTTGCCGGATACTGACCAAGCAGGCGGACTGGTTATCGCAGAAAAATTGCGCGCCGAAGTGGAGCGGCTGGCGATTGAGCATAAAAGCTCCTCGTATCAGATTGTGACAGTAAGTCTGGGAGTTGCCGCTATGGTGCCGGAGCATGGCGGTCTGTCGTCGCAACTCATTGAGTTGGCCGACCAGGCGCTCTATGAGGCTAAAAAGCAGGGACGCAATCGGGTAATGGCGTCACAGGCTTAA
- the tatA_1 gene encoding Sec-independent protein translocase protein TatA yields MFGIGLPELGLILIIALVVFGPKKLPEIGRAMGKSLNEFRRATDEIKKDIHGKNDQEREK; encoded by the coding sequence ATGTTTGGTATCGGGCTGCCAGAGTTAGGCTTAATTTTAATTATCGCGTTAGTGGTTTTTGGGCCAAAGAAGTTGCCGGAGATTGGCAGAGCCATGGGTAAGTCACTCAATGAGTTCCGTCGGGCAACAGACGAAATCAAGAAAGATATTCATGGTAAAAACGATCAAGAGCGTGAAAAATAG
- a CDS encoding heavy metal-associated domain-containing protein, with product MSIVTHELAISGMHCTACEKRLTNAIAKLDGLISVQVSYPDNRVRVTYDSKLCNLETIRMAIIQAGYEPAAPAKSQGVLSMVLVFGIVLALGQFAGGIDMTARLQGNVTYLLLFTIGVFTSLHCIGMCGGILLSQSIRSADTTPTALAPALSYNAGRLISYTLLGGLVGALGSVLSLSLKVMAIFTIGAGLFMILMGVNVAGFDFARRLLRLPIFSGKFAKPKTPFLIGLLNGLLPCGPLQTMQLYALSTGSASAGAFAMFIFALGTMPLMLSFGSISALLSKHATARLLKFSGLFIIALGLIMTNRGLSLAGVSLPFSQYTSQNMAAAASKAEIADGVQTLKITADQDGYTPNVLFVQKGIPLKLIIDGQQITSCNNELIVPSLNLKKKLHSGENVLEFVPRDDELKFSCWMGMLNGIIKVVDDLASVDMTKVAVAAPVNNRCCSGSNGSGCGMSSAATTSIYGDDINKVPTDRLIKKAVLTGATQTATLKGTGFELEPLILVLQQQTKTNFILDLTNFDDPSGEWVLYDYEKKVVIKSFTALKKGSNELELPLQPATSLGLYKDKKILSVIEFVDNVAASDLETIRQKYLR from the coding sequence TTGAGCATCGTAACACACGAACTAGCCATTAGCGGAATGCACTGTACAGCCTGTGAAAAACGCCTCACCAATGCCATTGCAAAACTGGATGGATTAATTTCCGTGCAGGTAAGTTATCCGGACAATCGCGTCCGCGTAACATACGACTCAAAACTTTGCAACCTGGAGACCATTCGAATGGCCATCATTCAGGCTGGCTATGAGCCTGCTGCCCCGGCCAAAAGTCAAGGCGTGCTTTCCATGGTGCTGGTTTTTGGGATTGTATTGGCTCTGGGACAATTCGCCGGTGGGATTGACATGACGGCACGTTTACAAGGAAATGTGACCTATCTGCTGCTGTTTACAATCGGAGTCTTCACATCACTCCACTGTATCGGCATGTGCGGCGGCATCCTATTATCCCAAAGCATTCGCTCTGCCGACACAACGCCCACGGCCTTAGCCCCGGCACTCAGTTATAACGCTGGTCGTCTAATCAGCTATACCTTACTGGGCGGTTTGGTCGGAGCCCTGGGATCGGTTTTGTCACTGTCACTAAAAGTAATGGCCATTTTTACGATCGGTGCCGGATTATTCATGATTTTAATGGGAGTCAATGTAGCTGGCTTTGATTTCGCCCGCCGCTTATTACGGCTTCCTATTTTTTCCGGAAAATTTGCCAAACCCAAAACGCCTTTTCTGATCGGCTTATTAAACGGACTGCTGCCATGCGGACCACTGCAAACCATGCAGCTATATGCACTCAGCACAGGCAGTGCGAGTGCTGGAGCCTTTGCTATGTTTATCTTTGCTTTAGGTACAATGCCGCTCATGCTCTCCTTTGGCAGCATCTCAGCCTTATTGAGCAAGCATGCAACAGCCCGCCTGCTGAAATTCAGCGGCCTGTTTATTATCGCCTTAGGCTTGATCATGACCAATCGCGGCTTGTCGCTTGCTGGAGTCAGCTTGCCGTTTAGTCAATATACCAGTCAAAACATGGCTGCTGCTGCAAGCAAGGCAGAAATTGCCGACGGCGTGCAAACCCTGAAGATTACTGCCGATCAGGATGGTTATACGCCAAATGTCCTCTTTGTACAAAAAGGTATCCCCTTAAAGCTCATTATTGATGGCCAGCAAATTACCTCCTGTAATAATGAGCTGATTGTTCCGTCATTAAACCTCAAAAAGAAACTCCATTCAGGTGAGAATGTGCTGGAATTCGTTCCCCGAGACGATGAGCTCAAATTTAGCTGCTGGATGGGAATGCTGAATGGCATTATAAAAGTAGTTGATGATTTAGCCTCTGTCGATATGACCAAGGTTGCCGTTGCCGCTCCAGTCAATAACCGTTGCTGCAGCGGCAGCAATGGCAGCGGCTGCGGCATGTCGTCTGCTGCGACAACCAGTATTTATGGCGATGATATTAACAAAGTTCCCACTGACAGGCTGATTAAAAAAGCAGTGCTGACAGGCGCGACTCAGACCGCTACTCTCAAGGGTACAGGTTTTGAACTGGAACCGCTGATCTTAGTGCTGCAGCAACAGACAAAGACAAATTTCATCCTTGATTTGACTAACTTTGATGATCCCTCCGGTGAATGGGTTCTGTATGATTATGAAAAGAAGGTTGTTATCAAATCCTTTACAGCCCTGAAAAAGGGCAGTAATGAACTGGAACTTCCCCTGCAACCTGCAACTTCCCTTGGACTGTATAAAGATAAAAAAATCTTATCAGTGATTGAATTTGTTGATAATGTTGCTGCAAGTGACCTCGAAACAATAAGGCAGAAATATTTACGCTAA